The Numenius arquata chromosome 6, bNumArq3.hap1.1, whole genome shotgun sequence sequence ggttttgttggtttgtagGTAAGCAGGCTAAGGCAGCACTAATGATGAACTAATGTAAAGTAACATCGTGGTAATTTAGAGGCAATTGGCAGTTCTCCGTATAACGAGGTGGAATTAAactgctggagcatctctgcacaTCCAGGCTTCCACCGGGATGGGAAAGGCGAGGGCTGGGATGGATCTGGGAAAAGTGAGGGAAACGCAGTGACCAACCCCAAGACCAAAACCTCGGGTTATTTACCTGGGGAAGTTCGGGGCGTTCCGTACAGTGTTGGGGCTCAGTAAAATCCAATAATTCAAAGGAGAAAAGATCACCTTGTCATCTGCTGGGTGACTGCAGCACGGAgatggaaagggggaaaaaggagctGCCGAACTGGAAGAGATCAGAAAGCAGAAATGTTGAACAGTTTGATTAAACCAAAACAGTTCATAATTTTATGGTTTCTTCCTCGTTTGTACTGGAGCTGCTACGAGaccccctcctccccgctcccacccccagctgctgctcccaaTTTATCCCACACTCGAGAAACAcctgaggaaaaaaggaaatgaccCAGCTCCTAagggaaatttcctttttttttttttttcctacttggcCAAAAGCTTCCTCAGGAAATTGCATTATTGGCCGTGGATGAAATGCAGTCCCGCAAATGGAAACCTAATTGAGTTTTCCTATTTGCTGACTTGCGGCAAAGAGATAAGAAAAATCAAAGATAGTCCATAACCTCgatcaattaagaaaaataagctttACAGGTAGGTAACAGAATGCCTCCTGCTTCAGCTTTTGGGAGAATTTTCCTCACGTTTTTGCCAGGTACAGGACAAACTTCTGTCCAAGCTACGAGCTTTTGCCTGCGTTAAACCCTCCTtaagggagggcaggaggaggtgggggggggcatttgcttttatttaaagagaaaaaggtgaCCAGTGATATCGAGTAAAGGAGCAAGAGACAGTCAAAGGAAAGCAACATCCTTCTGTGTGCAGTAAATTAGATTCAGGGGAACAGAGGCAAAAAATTTAATATAGAGAACAGAAGCTGCAGCAGATAAACAAACAAGCGGCACAAACCATTCAAACTACTgagaaataagcatttaattaaaaacccAATCACTAAACGAGCAGGAAACGTTCCCTCAGCTCCACAGAAGCAAAGATAGCAACGTCTAACCAGCTTTCTCCTCGTTAGCAAGACCTGAGGGTCAGGCTTAATTAAAACGCAGCCCACCCCACTGTTGGCATCtggtttacaaaataaaatcagattttcagCTGGAACCTGGGGCCTTTGGCTGGGGAACAAGACACATCTCCAGCTCTTCCAGCACCAAACAGTGCTGTTCTGTCACCAAAATCGCCGGGGACGGACAGAAATTTGCAGGTTTCGGAGGGGGCACAAGGAGCAAAGCCAATGTCCCACCCATTTCTGGCACGGGGGCACCCTGAGCAAAGGTAGAAACCACCCAGCTCCAGCCGTGCTCGGCCACTGACCTCAGCAGAGGGAGACAGCGACTTTCCCCGGAGTTTCTAGATACAGAAAATCTATAAAGTTACCCAAATCACGCCCGAGGCAGGATTTTTCATCCCACACTTTGCGTTTGCCAGGATGTGGCTCCACACCCTTCTTCCAGACGATTTCCCAAATCCTACAGAAAATACCttaatttttccttcccccccctttttgaGAGATTAATCCCGGGAAAGCACGGGCTCCCGCCGTACCTGTAACCCATCCCCACCGCTCTGTACCAGCTCCACAGCAATCAGACACCTATTTTTGCCGCCGGCTGCTGCTTTTCATCCCATTGCCCGTGTCGCGTCACCGTCTGGGGTGTGTTTCTTTCTCCACTCGTTACCGCCGCTCCGGCACCTAAAACACAAATTAATTGAGGCAGGAACCGCCAATCCATCACACTTCCACGCCGCGGCTTAGCACGAGGGGCGGGCGGCCTCTCCAAGAACACAAATAACCACCAACAGGGCAGGAAAAGCACCAAGAAACAGACTCATTCATATTAAAACTTTATTATAAATGAGGACACGGCCTCCCCGGGAGCAACGTTACACGTTACCTCCCACGCTTTTACAATTTAACGGTCATAATTAAATAGCAGTAGCTACGAAAATGGCGTGCGCGTCTATAAAAGAAGGGGAACTAATCCTCAAACTGCCATTGTTTCAAACAGGGCCCCAAAAAGTGGTTTTCCGTGGGGGTTTGCCCGCAGAGACCCGGCCAGGCTGGGAGCTGGCACCCCGCGGGTACCTTCCGTCCCCAAACCAGGACGGGTTTGATCCCACCAGAAACCTGTATTGCTTTAatccagagagaggagagcaaaTTGCTATGGCTTGGCATTGCACCTGGTGGGCTGTGCTGAGTAAACAGTCGGTACTTCGAATTCTTAAAATCCATAAAATTGAATATTATCCTATCACTAGTTTATTTCAATagtatataataattataattaagaataattataataaaaaagacCCCAGAGGTACtactgttgcagaaaaaaaaaaaaagaccagcctCATTTAACCACCATCTACAGCTGAGAAAATAAAGGATTAAATAGTTCCTAGTTTATAAAAGCCTCTTCTTCTACGCATACCCAAAAAACTACCTCCTGCCTAATCTAGGACTGGTTTTAACTGCGCTAATTTTCAGCGCATCAACCGCTATATTGTGACTGCAATTCAACTGCATACCGTTTggtacaaaacataaaaaaaggagggaaaaaatgcttaaaatatatccatttctcagttttcttacAGATGTTTTCTGTGTCGTGCCGTAAAAAAGAATTTGAAGCAAAATAGATATATAAAAGCTACTGTGCTCAAGTCAGCGGCGTATGTACACGGTAAAATCAGAACAATACAAAAAGTATCCTAGTAGCAAAGGCAATATATACTATTTTATATAAACAGTGTTTGAGAAGTATAAAATTAGGGAACAATGCATAGAAGAGGGTGTTTCACAGGCCCTGGGGGGCAATGGCTCTCCCAGGGGGCGGGCGGAATCCAGCCCAGATCCCGGCAGGAGCCGCTCACTGCCTGCAGAACTCGCTGGTGACGTTGGGGAGGGGGTAGGCGAAGAGGGAGAAATCCAGGATGTATTTGGGCAAGAGCTCTTTGATCAGGCGGCGCTGGGTGTTGCACAGGTAGTAGTGGAGGGTCTCTGCCGTCACGGGCTTGTACCAGGGCTGCCGCTCGGGGAAGCGGACGAAGGAGGGCGACCGGACGCGCTCGAGGACGTGGTTGGCATCGGCGTTGAGCCGCTCGTAGGAGCCGATGAAGTCGTACCGGACGGCACAGGGCTGGCACAGGTTGTAGATGGGCATCCAGTGCTCGTTCATCCGCTCCACCTCCTCATCCAGCAGGTACCGCAGGAACTCAGAGAAGGTCACGTCGTCGCCCGCCGAGTTCCCCCCGTTCTTCCGATACCGCCTGATGATCTCCACCCCGTACTTCTGCTGGTACTCCTTGATCTCCCCGAATTTATTACGGTAGGCCGACAGCAGCCGCTCCATGGGGTTGCGCACGAAGATGAACTTGTAGTAGTTCTTCAGGCGGTAGCTGATCTCGTCCGGCTTCATGTCCCCCAGGAACACCAGGTCGCTCTTGTGGTCCATCTTCAGCTTGACGTCCACGCTCTCCAGTGCCCCGTCCAGCACCTTCAGGATGCGTTTCCAGTTGGAGCAGGCCACCTTGGGCACGTAGCAGTACAAGAAGCGGTACTTGTCGTTGACCAGGAGGTGCCGGAGGACGGTGCGGCGCTGCCCGGTTGGCAGCTCCCAGACGCTGCGGGGCATGGCGGGCTGCCCGCAGACGGCGCGGATGGTGCGGTTGCGGATGTCCCGCAGCACCTCGGCCTCCAGCTCCCCGGGGGCCTCCTGGCCAACCCCCTGGCCTCGCCGGGAGCGCTCCCCTCCCGCCGGCTGCAGCGGCGGCGGCTTCACCTCGGCCAGGATGCCCTTCTCGATCATGAGGAGCAGCCCGCTGGAGGCCAGGATCACCCCGAACATCAGCATGGAGGGCAGCAGCACGGTGCCGCCCACGGCCCCCCGCGGCCGGGACCGGCTGCGgcccgcggcggccgcccgcctcACCTCCCCGGGGAAGGGCGGCCGGGGCAGCATGGCCTCGGAGGGGGGGGCGGCCTCAGCCGCCTCGCCTCATGCCGGGGACCGAGCGGGGGACTCGGCGGGCGGCTCCCGGCCGCCGGCGccgtgaggggagcggggcggggcggcggccggcaGTGACGGCCGCGGAGGGCGGGCCGCGGgcagggggaggcggcggccATTTCGCGacgggcccgccccgccgggggaaggggaggaagagggagcgtCCCCCCGCGCCGAGCCCCGGGGCCCGGCCCGTCTCGGGCGGCTCCGTGAGGGGATGGGCGGCCTCGGGCCGCTGCGTTTCCAGTCAGGGCTCCGGTCTCCGGGGGCGGCTGGGCCTCGGCCCCGTCAGCCGGGCACCGGCATCGCCACAGGAGCGCCCCGCGCTCCCCAAAACACATTGTTCacgtaatttaaaataaaaccctccGGCTTCCTCTGAGTTACAGGGTGCTGCTCGCAGCACAGTTGCTCCCCAGGTCCTATTTAGCCCTTCTGTGGCGACCTGCGGGCTTTAATGCAATGGTTGCAGTGGTTTTCGCTATACTAGGCCAAACGAGCTGTAATTGGTAGTTGTgccctatgtttttttttttacactgaaagggttatttttcacacggaaagggttattaagcactgggatgggctgcccagggcagtggttgaggcaccatccctggagggattcagaagatgggttgacatagagcttacagacgtggtttagtgatggggttttatcagagttaggttgctggttggactcagatgatctgaaaggttccttcccacctggacaattctatgattctgtgttatgGATGTGCAGTTTTGGCAACCAAAAGGAGGAGATGGGAGTTACCTGAGAGCCGAGCCCGGAGCAGCGCCAAGGACGAGGATGGCCGTGCCACCTCCCAACAGCCAAAAGGAGGAGATTTCAAAAAATTCATGGCTATTTCCCCCAAGACGCCTTCTCCCGATGACTCCGGCTGACGTTCTCTCAAGGCAAGCAGCGTGAGGCTTCCACCAGCCAAAGCAGCCAGAAGCTGTAGCCAGCGGTGGCCACTGGAGCCAGCCCGAACAGCCCGTAGCATTGGCCAGCCATAAGGATGCCGTTTCTACTTGCTTTCCGGAGCAAAAATCATTTCATGCTGCCATTCTTCTGTGGTTTCTCGTCGATGCTTTTTTCCAGAGCGAACCACGGGGCTTGTGCGTCTGAACTCGTCGTGCAGGGACTCTCTCTGTCAAAAGCTTTCTTAACATCAAGAGAAAAAACACTTAAGTTTTCTTTGATCAAGAGCCAAGAGCGTTTTGTCAGCCAAGGCAGACAAAGCATTTGTAGCGCAGCGCGAGAGCCCGAAGCtagattattttacattttacaggTTTATTTTGATGTAAATAAGCACTAGCTCTAGGAAGAGATGGTGAGTCCTgccctgccaccagcagcacagctgtgaaCCTGCTCTGATTTCAGAGGGAACTTCCAAGGATCCCATCCCGACCTCGACACCAGCGAAAACTGAAGCTGCACCAACGTATGGaacccctggcaccaagaggagAACCAGGACTCCTCGGAAAGCCCTCCTCTTCCAGAAAAATACTGCGATTACAGTAAACTCCAGTAATACAGTGCCAAAGCAGCCAAAGGAAGATTTTGTTTCTTAGAAGGCACATTAGTCTGGCACCGCTTGtcatcttttgtttctgttcaccCCAAATACCTATAGGTCTAGAGTAGTTATAGATGGTAACAGCAGTTCTGGAAACATATTCCAGACTGCTAGAAACAAGGCTGCCCATGATGTCGGTGGGTTTATTTTTCTCCTAGGTTTGAAGCTGTGAGTCTTGCGGGTCCGTGCTGGGGGTCACCACCGGTCTCGTTAGCCCCTCGCACACCCAAATAACGTGGAaagtcacagactggtttgggttggaagggaccttaaagcgcccccagtgccaccccctgccctgggcagggacacctcccaccagaccaggttgctccaagccccctccaacctggccttgaacccctccagggatggggcagccacagcttctctgggcaacctgggccaggctctcaccaccctcacagcaaagaatttcttccccacatctcatctccatctcccctcttccagtgtcaaacccttccccctcctcctatggctcccctccctcatccagagtccctccccagctttcctggagccccttgagggactggaaggggctctaaggtctccccggagccttctcttctccaggctgaacccccccaactctctcagcctgtcctcacagcagaggggctccagccctcccagcatctccgtggcctcctctggccccgcttcaacaggtctgtgtccttctgctgttggtggccccagagctggaggcagcactggggggtctccccagagcggagcagagggtcCAAAACGAGATGCTGCCAGCAGAGGTTGGGGTTTgtacagtttgtttttaaatgaataaacacaTATGATTAATCTTAACCATTTCTCTAAACTCAGCATGTTTGGAAAGGTGCTCCCAATGTTTTCAAGCCTTAAACGTATCAGcataaaggtgcttttgaaagCGAGCACCGAAGAGAAGGGAATTAGGGAGGAAGCTCAGGatctaggtaaagggaacggaaaAGGTTAAGCAAATTCCATCCCTCGTGAAAAATGAGTTATTATAAAACACGTGCCATTGTTAATTAGATCAACTAACGGAAGCGACTGGAGCAAGAATCCCAGCCTGACATCTGTCCCAGCAGAGTTCCTTCAAAATAAGCATCAGGAGGAACGAAATAAAATAGGTAAATCTTGTATTTACTTGTGAATTCCGGCAGTGGGACGaggtccccagggatggggtgggctCTGGGCCAGCCCCACCGCCTCCCCGGCTCCTCTGGGCGTTAAAGGGACTCGGGGTGTCCCCGAGAAGGGGACCCTTCGGGTAACccatccccggggggggtcccagcttCTGTGTCGGGGGGAGGCGAGAACAAAACCCAACCACGAGAACGGCCAATGTGGTAAAATAAAGGGCACTAACGTGCCAGAGAATTCCCTTTTTACGGGCAATTACACAACGTGGTGTGAATTCAGCCCTCCCCGTTCCCTGCGCTTGGGCtgcgatggcggggggggggctgggattGGTGATGGGGAcactcctccccccccagcctgggacAGGAAAAACAGTTAATTGCAAAATCACCCTTGTTCTGAGCAATTTAGAGCCCCCTCCCTGAGAAATTAATGTCCTGGGCCCTGTGGAGAGCAGAGGGCGGCTGGTTCCCCTGCTGGGGGGGTTCATGTGTGtgcctttgaggaaaaaaaggaaacaaaaggtgTGAAGTAAAGGGAAGGGAGATCTGAAAGCACAAACGCTGCTCCTGCTGAGCAGCCCTGGAGTCAGAGGGCACCGCGCTCGGCTTTCAATCAGggttcaaaaaaagaaataaaaatcagtgtgttCGAGGGGAAATCCCAGAGAATCTGCTCCTGCGCCCTGAGCCGCGGCTCGGGGGAACAGGGAGAATTTAactcctggggaggaaggaggaatgtTTTCTTACTGGCTTTTCCCAGATGCTTTCAAAACCCCGACGTTCCCAGCGCCTGAAGCAGAAACGCTCTGGGAAGAGCCACAAACCGCTTCCCAGAGGGAATCCCGTAGGGTTCCCGTCACCACCTCCTTTATCGCAGGCTGCAGGTgccaccatccccatcctgcctttCCTGTGGGATTCTCCCTCATCCCGGCGGGGAACCAGCACCGCATCCCTGCTCCATCAGCAGCGTGGGAATAGCGGCGAGCacggctggggaaaaaaagctggattATTGATGAAATTATTGCATTATGAACCAGAGAAAACTCCGAGCAACGAAGAAAACTCCTTCTGCCAGACTGCCCGGAGTTTAACAGACGTTTGCAGAGGGACCAGGGTCTTGTGGGCTTTGCTCTGGGCTGTCACAAACCTGTGCTTGAGCACGTgacattaattaattttaattattaaatcatTTTTACATTCATTTCACAGGAGAGGCAGCTGGGACCCAGAAAACAGCCCTTTGCTGGGGATAGGGCCGCTCGGGGATTTGCGGAGACCCCGGGGAAGGACGGCAGCAGCCAGTCGCTGCGTGCAGAGCATCGTCTCATTCCCTTTCTCATCCTAAACATCCTCCGAAATCTTGCGCAACTCCCAGAGAAGTctggggggacacaggcaccGGCGGCCGCTGAGCCCGGGCGCTCCTGGCCCAGCTTTGCTCGATATCCTTTCGAAAACACCTCTCCATTAGAACAGTTTGTTTGTCCATTTTCTAATACACGTATCCCAAGGCTCCggctgcagagagaggaaaaatattcaTGGAGATGCAGGCTTTTGTCAGCCTTGTTAAATTGATTTGCTTTTAAGAATTATTGGGCGGTCGAGGCCGCTCCAGCTCCAGCTTGTTTTTGCAGAACGCTCTGGAGAGGTTTATAgagatattaaaattaaatatgaagcCACGGAATAAACGGTGGCTTCCATTCAGCGTATCTTGTAAATCCAGTTTAAATTGTTTCCTTTATTAAATATCCTTTTCCTCTTAAAAACGGATTAACCGCTCTCACTGGAGGCTCTGACGGAGAAGCCACCCCATTTCTATAGCAACGAGTCACACAGACGCTGCCGCCCCAGGGTCTCGCTTCACATGAGCCCGAGCATCCGCCCATCCCAAATTGCACCGGTACGGCACTGCCCCTTATTAACGGCCCGTTATTAATGGTAACGAGGGTGGCACCGGGACCGCACGGCACCAGGGTTCCTTTTCCTGGGGATCCCGGCCCCTGTGGAATGTATGGATGGATATGGATGGTGGGTGTCCGCATCTCCCGGCGAGACAGGCAACACCAGCcgtatttccctccctccctccctccccctgatCTGGGACtcgctgcttttctttttcccaacaaTTGTCCCCAGTTTCTCCATCCCCTCATGGCGGCCCTTGGACTTGCCACTGCCGAAGCTTTGCGTGGGGGGGTCACGGAGGGGGCCCTGCAGAGCTCTCAACCCGTGTTTCGGGGTGGTGTTTGGAAGAACATACCTTGAACCCTGTGGTGGAACACCCTCGTAGCGTCACAGGAAAAATTCACGGATAAAGAGCTGGTTTGGGTGAATTTCTGGGGTTTGCAGGAGCCCAGAACAGTGTGGTTCCGGCTGGTCCCCACCGCGGCTCCTTCCTTGGGGCCGGATGGGAATTCCCTTTGTGCCGGTGGCTTCCATGGCAGGGGACAGACTCCGGGCTCACACATCGTGGTGCTTCAGGGGAGAGGGAGCCGTGCAGGGTGACCTGTGGCTTCCTGCTGCTCCCGGGCCCCGAGGCCGCAGCAAGGACCCGTTTCAGCCTCCGGTCCCCGCAGCgcaggcagagggatgcaggAACCGGCCGAAGCAGCAGCCGAGGTGAACATTTCGGGTCCCAGGGACACCAGGGTAACACAGGGATGTGCATCCCTTCTCCCTGGGTGGCACCAGCGCTGGTCCTGCCGCCGTCGATGTGACAAACCTCTCGCAGACACAGCGGCTGCTCGGGCACAGCTCATTTATCAGCAGCCGCTTCGGAGGGACGCAGCCGGGAGAGTGAGTGAGTGCCCCGGCGCATTAATGTGACAGCCCAAATTGCTCCCGTCTCTTGGCTGGGATGGATTCTGGCACAATTACAGTCAATTATAATTAGCGGCATCAAAGCAGCAGTTAAACGTAACCAGGAGCTGGTGGCTTTTGCTCCGGGTGGGAAGACAGGGAGCGAGTCCTGACGGCGCTTGGGGTTTGCTGGGCTGGGAGA is a genomic window containing:
- the CHST14 gene encoding carbohydrate sulfotransferase 14, yielding MLPRPPFPGEVRRAAAAGRSRSRPRGAVGGTVLLPSMLMFGVILASSGLLLMIEKGILAEVKPPPLQPAGGERSRRGQGVGQEAPGELEAEVLRDIRNRTIRAVCGQPAMPRSVWELPTGQRRTVLRHLLVNDKYRFLYCYVPKVACSNWKRILKVLDGALESVDVKLKMDHKSDLVFLGDMKPDEISYRLKNYYKFIFVRNPMERLLSAYRNKFGEIKEYQQKYGVEIIRRYRKNGGNSAGDDVTFSEFLRYLLDEEVERMNEHWMPIYNLCQPCAVRYDFIGSYERLNADANHVLERVRSPSFVRFPERQPWYKPVTAETLHYYLCNTQRRLIKELLPKYILDFSLFAYPLPNVTSEFCRQ